Proteins encoded together in one Halothermothrix orenii H 168 window:
- a CDS encoding HAD family hydrolase, whose product MIEAVIFDMDGVIINSEPIHYKVNQIIYEKLGIKVPRSEYNTFIGKSNTDIWSFLKRKYNLKESVSSLIEKQISGNIKYLKSHEVNPIPGVKPLLDELSEKQITTGLASSSPEIYIETVLEELGLKSYFKVTVSGETVARGKPEPDIFEKAARILGVEPPHCVVIEDSKNGVNAAKAAGMICIGYRNEESGDQDLSAADVVVDSLEKVNYQFIKDLI is encoded by the coding sequence ATGATAGAAGCCGTAATTTTTGATATGGATGGAGTTATAATAAACAGTGAACCTATTCATTATAAAGTAAATCAAATAATATATGAAAAACTGGGGATAAAAGTGCCACGAAGTGAATATAACACCTTCATTGGGAAATCAAATACTGACATCTGGTCTTTTTTAAAAAGGAAATATAATTTAAAAGAATCTGTCTCCAGTCTTATTGAAAAGCAGATAAGTGGGAATATTAAGTATTTAAAAAGCCATGAAGTTAATCCCATTCCAGGAGTCAAACCGCTGCTGGATGAATTGAGTGAAAAACAGATTACAACAGGTCTGGCTTCTTCTTCACCGGAGATTTATATTGAAACAGTTCTGGAAGAATTAGGTTTAAAATCATATTTTAAAGTAACTGTAAGTGGAGAGACTGTTGCCCGGGGAAAACCGGAGCCTGATATATTTGAAAAAGCCGCCCGGATTCTTGGAGTAGAACCACCCCACTGTGTTGTAATTGAAGATTCAAAAAATGGTGTTAATGCTGCTAAAGCAGCCGGTATGATCTGTATTGGTTATAGAAATGAAGAATCAGGGGACCAGGATCTGTCGGCGGCAGATGTGGTAGTCGATAGTCTTGAAAAAGTCAATTATCAATTTATTAAAGACCTTATATAA
- a CDS encoding patatin-like phospholipase family protein, protein MVNGLKIGIALGAGAARGLAHIGVLEVLEEEDIEVDMVAGSSIGSLIGGIYACGVPLRYIKGLASEINWDHITDITFPRKGLIKGDKLLSFLEIITSNKDISELEIPFAAVACDIEKGELIVIKDGPLAKAIRASTSIPGIYVPYFYKNRLLVDGAVLDRVPVSIVKEMGADVVIAVDVGVKNINKKVNNMFDVLFNTFDIMQHEMDKYRKIESDILIRPDLGYYSSFDLDRAEHCIQLGYRAARDSLPEIMKIIEERVE, encoded by the coding sequence TTGGTAAATGGCCTTAAAATAGGTATTGCCCTGGGAGCTGGAGCAGCCCGTGGTCTGGCCCATATCGGGGTTTTAGAGGTTCTCGAAGAAGAAGATATTGAGGTAGATATGGTGGCGGGCTCAAGTATAGGGAGTCTAATCGGGGGTATTTATGCCTGTGGGGTTCCCCTTAGATATATAAAGGGTTTGGCCAGTGAGATAAACTGGGATCATATTACCGATATAACCTTTCCCCGGAAGGGATTGATTAAAGGGGATAAGTTGTTATCGTTTTTGGAGATAATTACCAGTAACAAAGATATATCTGAACTAGAAATCCCCTTTGCGGCAGTAGCCTGTGATATAGAGAAGGGGGAATTAATTGTAATAAAGGATGGTCCTTTGGCCAAGGCAATTAGAGCCAGCACCTCGATTCCAGGGATATATGTTCCCTATTTTTATAAAAATAGGCTCCTGGTCGATGGGGCTGTTCTTGATAGGGTTCCGGTTTCAATTGTTAAGGAGATGGGGGCTGATGTTGTAATAGCAGTGGATGTTGGTGTAAAAAATATAAATAAGAAAGTCAATAATATGTTTGATGTGTTATTTAATACCTTTGATATCATGCAACATGAAATGGATAAATATCGTAAGATAGAATCTGATATTCTAATAAGGCCAGACTTAGGTTATTATTCTTCATTTGACCTTGACAGGGCTGAACACTGTATCCAGCTAGGTTACAGGGCTGCCAGAGATTCTTTGCCTGAAATTATGAAAATTATTGAGGAGAGGGTTGAATGA